A window of the Barnesiella propionica genome harbors these coding sequences:
- a CDS encoding DUF3078 domain-containing protein — MNRKYYLGMAISLCAFVQSLQAAEKNDTLWTLSGYAGIKLTQVSFSNWATGGDNAVAFDIQGNYEADYKNEKHLWKNRIELAYGLNRNGTDGTKKTSDKIYLNTNYGYEIYKNLYLSALLNFQTQFARGYDYAVSRDIYISEFMAPAYLLTGVGLTWTPVKYFSATLSPAAWRGTFVLSDRLSEEGAFGVKPGKKLLSEFGANLKMEAKYEFMKNMTVYSRLDFYSDYLRKPQNVDVNWEVQINMQINKWFATTLTTNLVYDDDIKIIQKDGSKGPRVQFKELLGVGVQFNF; from the coding sequence ATGAATCGGAAATATTATTTAGGAATGGCCATAAGTTTGTGCGCATTTGTACAATCTTTACAGGCAGCTGAAAAGAACGATACGCTATGGACACTGTCGGGATATGCCGGCATTAAGTTGACACAGGTTAGTTTTTCCAATTGGGCGACGGGTGGAGATAATGCCGTAGCGTTTGATATACAGGGAAACTACGAGGCGGATTACAAGAACGAGAAACATTTATGGAAGAATAGGATAGAATTGGCCTATGGGCTTAACCGGAATGGAACGGACGGTACTAAAAAGACCAGCGATAAGATTTATCTGAATACGAATTACGGTTACGAGATATATAAGAATCTTTATCTGAGTGCATTGCTTAATTTTCAGACTCAATTTGCCCGAGGATATGATTATGCAGTAAGCCGGGATATATACATATCGGAATTTATGGCGCCGGCTTATCTTTTAACGGGCGTCGGTCTCACCTGGACTCCGGTTAAATATTTTTCTGCTACTCTTTCTCCGGCTGCCTGGCGTGGAACGTTCGTGCTGAGCGACCGTCTTTCGGAAGAAGGGGCTTTCGGAGTTAAACCGGGTAAGAAATTACTGTCGGAATTTGGTGCGAACCTGAAAATGGAAGCTAAATACGAATTTATGAAAAATATGACAGTTTATTCCCGCCTCGATTTTTATTCGGATTATTTGCGTAAGCCTCAAAATGTGGATGTAAATTGGGAAGTGCAGATAAATATGCAGATAAATAAGTGGTTTGCGACTACTTTGACAACCAATCTTGTATATGACGACGATATAAAGATTATTCAAAAAGACGGAAGCAAGGGACCTCGTGTACAGTTTAAAGAATTGTTGGGAGTAGGGGTACAATTTAATTTCTGA
- a CDS encoding YkgJ family cysteine cluster protein encodes MNLENLGEKARRTRTENKNFFKLIKKNRLRELDDFVHYLHEETFSHINCLECANCCRTLGPRITDKDIERMSKKLRMKPHEIVNSYLRIDEDNDYVFKEMPCPFLGNDNYCHIYEDRPKACREYPHTDRKKFYQIHSLAILNTETCPAVYQILERLKKEF; translated from the coding sequence ATGAATCTGGAAAACCTCGGAGAGAAAGCGCGCAGAACACGAACGGAAAATAAGAATTTCTTCAAATTGATCAAGAAAAACCGGTTACGCGAACTGGATGATTTTGTTCATTATCTTCACGAAGAGACTTTCAGCCATATAAACTGTCTCGAATGTGCCAACTGCTGCCGTACTTTGGGACCGCGTATCACCGATAAAGACATAGAACGCATGTCGAAAAAGCTACGTATGAAACCGCATGAGATAGTCAATTCTTATTTACGCATCGATGAAGACAACGACTATGTTTTCAAGGAAATGCCATGTCCCTTTCTGGGAAACGACAACTATTGCCATATCTACGAAGACCGTCCTAAAGCATGCCGGGAATATCCTCATACCGACCGGAAAAAATTCTACCAGATACATTCTCTGGCAATCCTCAATACAGAAACATGTCCGGCCGTATATCAAATACTGGAACGGTTAAAAAAAGAATTCTGA
- a CDS encoding ion transporter, which yields MKRRINNFLHDKELKRKLYVIIFESDTPKGKLFDVFLIVFILLSVMVAILESLQSVSSLHRIGFKILEYIFTAFFTFEYLTRIYCSPKPRKYIFSFFGIIDLLATLPLYLSFFFSGARYFLILRAFRLIRVFRIFKLFNFLKEGNLLLRSLKASAPKIFVFFLFILILVTSLGTLMYMIEGTIPGTSFNNIPNSIYWAIVTMTTVGYGDITPVTPLGKLLSACVMLIGYTIIAVPTGIVSANIMREHHKLMMEECPHCHRTGNDEASVYCKYCGGLLEEE from the coding sequence ATGAAAAGGCGTATTAATAATTTTCTTCATGATAAAGAACTAAAGAGAAAACTTTATGTCATTATTTTTGAATCGGATACTCCTAAAGGCAAGTTATTCGACGTCTTTCTTATTGTCTTTATTCTCCTGAGCGTAATGGTGGCGATACTTGAAAGTCTGCAATCGGTATCTTCTTTACATAGAATAGGTTTCAAGATTCTGGAATATATTTTTACAGCCTTTTTTACGTTCGAATATCTTACCCGTATATATTGCTCTCCCAAGCCCCGTAAATATATATTCAGCTTTTTTGGAATTATAGATTTACTGGCGACATTGCCGTTGTATCTGAGCTTTTTCTTTTCCGGAGCACGCTATTTCTTGATATTGAGAGCTTTTCGCCTGATACGTGTATTCAGGATATTCAAATTGTTCAATTTTCTGAAAGAAGGAAATTTGTTGTTACGATCATTAAAAGCCAGCGCCCCTAAGATCTTTGTGTTCTTTTTGTTTATTTTAATATTAGTTACTTCATTGGGTACGCTTATGTATATGATTGAAGGTACTATACCGGGAACTTCCTTTAATAATATTCCCAATAGTATTTACTGGGCTATTGTTACTATGACGACAGTGGGATATGGTGATATAACGCCAGTAACACCTTTGGGCAAGTTGTTGTCGGCCTGTGTTATGCTCATTGGCTATACGATTATTGCGGTTCCTACTGGAATCGTATCGGCTAATATTATGCGGGAACATCATAAACTAATGATGGAAGAATGTCCGCATTGTCATCGTACCGGCAATGACGAAGCTTCTGTTTATTGTAAGTATTGCGGAGGTTTGCTGGAAGAAGAATAG